Proteins encoded by one window of Anopheles maculipalpis chromosome 2RL, idAnoMacuDA_375_x, whole genome shotgun sequence:
- the LOC126568007 gene encoding ATP-binding cassette subfamily G member 4, giving the protein MKDVEFQDIEYAVNVRKSFLSESHKRNILKGVSGVFRHGQLTAIMGPSGAGKSSLLNAISGYRKSGVQGTVHLNKKASCYITQEDHHQPMLTVEELMAIACKLKIKDQSDCQETITEVLSSLNLNHRRNVTAERLSGGERKRLSIALEMVANPSIFFLDEPTSGLDEVTAANCVRLLRDLARQDRTVVCTIHQPSASIFALFDHIYVIARGQCVYQGNPKALVPFLAHLNIECPRHYNPADFIIEICDSDTQELIPTLANAMQNGKSICSELQLTGAIAAGGSGPTSLSSDHEPSSLEPVSEFVLKPTVTSMILDRQGPHVSTLVQKMKQITRFFHNRHAVSGFVQFWVLFRLMWTKIIRNRTVLWIQLIHHIACGIFIGLIFLNAANDGARMFDHLKFCLGVCFFFCYTQVMVPILSYPREVKLVKKECFNRWYGLFPYYLALTLSRLPVQLLLNIVFTLLVYWLSGLPPEFFRYCLFALVGIIVSLCAEGFGLMIGATFNVMNGSAIGPLTIAPFLGLAIYGFDFAPQIPVLMQWLMRVSFIRGGVVSVVLVVFGYNRARLECNEMYCHFDDPKVLLHYVRIDNTTLLFELTILISMTLFYRLVCYLSLRRRFYK; this is encoded by the exons ATGAAAGACGTCGAGTTTCAAGACATCGAGTATGCGGTCAACGTACGCAAAAGTTTCC tgAGTGAAAGCCACAAACGGAACATCCTGAAGGGTGTGAGCGGTGTCTTCCGGCATGGACAATTAACAGCAATTATGGGTCCCTCCGGGGCTGGCAAAAGTAGTTTGCTGAATGCAATTTCTGGCTATCG CAAATCAGGCGTCCAGGGTACGGTACATCTGAACAAGAAGGCATCCTGCTACATCACACAGGAAGATCATCACCAACCGATGCTGACGGTCGAGGAGTTGATGGCAATTGCGTGCAAGCTTAAAATCAAAGATCAATCTGACTGTCAGGAAACGATCACGGAAGTACTGTCCAGCCTGAACCTTAACCATCGGCGCAATGTGACGGCCGAACGATTGAGCGGTGGCGAACGGAAGCGGCTGTCGATTGCGCTGGAGATGGTTGCCAATCCGTCCATCTTCTTTCTGGACGAACCGACGAGCGGGTTGGACGAGGTAACGGCAGCGAACTGTGTGCGGCTGTTGCGCGATCTTGcccgccaggatcggacagtCGTGTGCACGATTCATCAACCTTCGGCGAGTATTTTCGCGCTGTTTGATCACATATACGTGATAGCTCGGGGCCAGTGCGTGTATCAGGGTAATCCGAAGGCGCTCGTCCCGTTTCTTGCCCACCTAAACATCGAATGTCCGCGGCATTACAATCCAGCTGACTTTA TTATTGAAATCTGTGATAGTGACACCCAGGAACTCATTCCAACGCTTGCCAATGCGATGCAGAACGGAAAATCGATCTGCTCCGAGCTTCAGCTTACCGGTGCGATTGCGGCCGGCGGTTCCGGACCCACCTCGCTCTCCTCCGATCACGAACCATCCTCGCTCGAGCCGGTTAGCGAGTTTGTGCTGAAGCCGACCGTTACCTCGATGATACTGGATCGGCAAGGTCCGCACGTTAGTACGTTGGTGCAGAAGATGAAACAGATCACACGCTTCTTCCACAACCGGCACGCCGTGTCTGGGTTCGTGCAGTTTTGGGTGCTGTTTCGGTTGATGTGGACGAAGATTATACGCAACCGGACGGTGCTGTGGATTCAGCTGATACACCACATAGCGTGTGGCATTTTTATCG gcctaatatttttgaacgcCGCCAACGATGGAGCCCGAATGTTTGATCATCTGAAGTTCTGTCTTGGtgtgtgcttcttcttctgctacaCTCAAGTAATGGTACCAATTTTAAGCT atcCACGAGAGGTAAAGCTGGTCAAGAAGGAATGCTTCAATCGCTGGTATGGCTTGTTTCCGTACTATCTTGCCCTGACATTGTCCCGACTACCGGTTCAGCTGCTGCTCAACATTGTGTTCACCCTGCTAGTTTACTGGCTGTCCGGTTTGCCGCCAGAGTTCTTCCGGTACTGTTTGTTCGCACTCGTCGGCATTATCGTGTCGCTGTGTGCGGAAGGCTTCGGTCTGATGATTGGTGCCACCTTTAATGTCATG AACGGTTCTGCCATCGGTCCGCTAACGATTGCACCCTTCCTCGGGCTTGCCATCTACGGGTTCGACTTTGCACCTCAGATTCCGGTACTTATGCAGTGGCTAATGCGCGTATCCTTCATCCGCGGTGGTGTCGTGTCCGTCGTTTTGGTAGTGTTCGGTTACAATCGGGCCCGGCTCGAGTGTAACGAGATGTACTGCCACTTTGACGATCCGAAGGTTCTACTGCATTACGTacgcatcgacaacactacgCTACTGTTCGAGCTGACCATTCTGATCTCGATGACGCTCTTCTACCGGTTGGTGTGCTACCTGAGCTTACGGAGACGGTTCTACAAGTAG